From a single Lolium rigidum isolate FL_2022 chromosome 7, APGP_CSIRO_Lrig_0.1, whole genome shotgun sequence genomic region:
- the LOC124678158 gene encoding xyloglucan endotransglucosylase/hydrolase protein 24-like, translated as MAVSSKREACVLAVLVGLCIVVRTVVAGGRIDDGLVLDWGHGNVSPDGQVISLYLDRDAGGSGFRSKDTYMYARTDLQIKLVPNNSAGTVTTCYFMSEGSWANHDEIDLEFLGNLSGQPYTLHTNIYINGTGQKEQQFHLWFDPTTDFHTYSIVWTSLHILVLVDGTPIREFRNNANKGVAYPSSQRMRLYGSLWDAEDWATQGGRVKADWSAAPFVAQYRNFTATASSPGGYSYYDQEMDATAQQNMKWARDNYMVYNYCADTKRFSNGSPPECYMP; from the exons ATGGCGGTGAGCTCCAAGAGGGAGGCCTGCGTGCTGGCGGTTCTCGTGGGGCTCTGCATTGTCGTGCGGACGGTGGTCGCCGGCGGCAGGATCGACGACGGGCTGGTGCTGGACTGGGGCCACGGGAACGTGTCGCCGGACGGGCAGGTCATCTCGCTGTATCTCGACCGGGACGCCGGCGGCTCGGGCTTCCGGTCCAAAGACACGTACATGTACGCCCGCACCGACCTGCAGATCAAGCTCGTCCCCAACAACTCCGCCGGCACCGTCACCACCTGCTAC TTCATGTCGGAGGGGTCATGGGCGAACCACGACGAGATCGACCTGGAGTTCCTCGGCAACCTCAGCGGGCAGCCCTACACGCTCCACACCAACATCTACATCAACGGCACCGGCCAGAAGGAGCAGCAGTTCCACCTCTGGTTCGACCCTACCACCGACTTCCACACCTACTCCATCGTCTGGACTTCCCTCCACATCCT CGTGCTTGTGGACGGCACGCCGATACGGGAGTTCAGGAACAACGCGAACAAGGGCGTGGCGTACCCGTCGTCGCAGCGGATGCGGCTGTACGGGAGCCTGTGGGACGCCGAGGACTGGGCCACGCAGGGCGGCCGCGTCAAGGCGGACTGGTCGGCGGCGCCCTTCGTCGCGCAGTACCGCAACTTCACCGCCACCGCGTCGTCGCCGGGAGGGTACTCCTACTACGACCAGGAGATGGACGCGACGGCGCAGCAGAACATGAAGTGGGCGCGGGACAACTACATGGTCTACAACTACTGCGCCGACACCAAGAGGTTCTCCAACGGCTCGCCGCCCGAGTGCTACATGCCGTAG